The DNA region GTCCCTTGCGCGCCGCCAGCAGGCCCAGGATCAGCAGCAGCGACCATAATATGCGCTGCGTCACGATCTCCACCGCATCGACATGATGCAACAGGCGGAAGAACAGCGGCAGCAAGCCCCACATGGAATAGGCCGCCAGCGCCGCGATCAGCCCCTTGCGTGCTTCGGGCGACTCTTGGTTCAGAGGATGCCCCCGCCCAGGAACAGCCGCAGCGCGCCGAACGCCGCGACGATCAGGCAGAAATTGCGCCCGCCATTCCGGGAAGAGATCATGCCGATGAACGCGCCGAACAGCGCCATCGGCACGAATATCCAGTTGAGCGCGCCCAAAAGCGGGATGACCGCCGGGATCATGAGGATAAGGGTGACAAGGCCGATCAGGCCTGACAATATATTGAGCATCGGTCCTATATGTCGGCAAGACTGTCCCAGAGCAAGACAATGGGCAAAGGCCAGTCAATCGACACTGGCTATCGCGCGGAATAAGCGGCAAATTCACCATAAGTCCTAACGCAAAATTAACCTTTGTTCTTCAGGGCTTGTTGACGAAGGAGTGAAGGATGGCGCGTTTCCGGTCTGTGGGCATGATATCTCTGGTGCTGGCGCTCGCCGCCTGCGGCAAGGGGGACAAGGACGCCAGCCTCGCCGCGCTCGATGCGCAACTCACCGACAATGCGGCCGACCCCGCGCTCAAGGGCGCGCTGGCCGATCCGATCGTGGTCGATCCGCAACTGGTGGGCCAGTCCAACCGCAACGCCGTTCGCCCCGCCGATCGGCCCGCCAATGGCGCGGTGCCCGTGCTGAACGGCGACGCGGCCGCGGCGCAGGCGGCGGCGGTCAAGCAGGCCGGTGGGAAGCTGCTCGCTGCCCCCACCGCCAGCCAGGGCGAAGCGATGGCCTCCACCGCCACGCTGGGCGCGGTCGCGCGCGAACAGGCGTCGGCCCGCGGCGGCAACGCCAACTGCACCAAGTCGCTCAATTACGGCATGGAATGGGCGCAGCGGTTGCCCGAACCTTTCGGCCTTTATCCCGGCGCCCAACTCACCGAAGCGGCCGGAACGCAGGTCGCTGGCTGCACCCTGCGCGCCGCCAGTTTCGTGACCCCCGCGCCTAAACAGGGGGTGATGGACTATTATTACACGCTCGCCCGCCGCGCAGGCTATGATGGCGAGCATAAGATTTTGGGCGGCGATCATGTGCTGGGCGGCACGCGCGGATCGGACGGCAGCGCCTATTTCATCCTCTTCACCGACGCGCCCGGCGGTAAGACCAGCGTGGACATCATCGCGGATAACGGGCGGTAAAGCGGGGCGGGGGAGCCGTAATCCCCATCCGTTCGCTTCGAGCGTAGTCGAGAAGCGGCCAACGCCGCTTCGCGTTCGACAGGCCGCACCTCACCCCGTTCGCGCTATCGCCAATCGTCAATGCCGAAAGAACAAGGTCACCGACGCCACATGATTGACGCGCGTGTTGCCCGCACGCTGGTTGATGACCTGATTGAGATACCCGACCTCCAGCGTCGAAGCGCCCGGCAGGCCCACCTCCGCCCCGACGAAGCTGCGCAACTGGTCGAACCCGCTCCGCGCGCCCCAATCGGTATCGTTGAGCGCCGCAAACCCTTCTGCATAGACCAGCGCGTTCACCGCGTCGCTGCCGGGCCGCAGCGGCTTTTCGTAGCGCAGCATTTCCCGCACGCGCCAGCCCATATCGTCGCCATTGGACCGCCAGCGCTGTTCCAGCCGGGTGCGCGACGACAGTTCGCCGCCCCATGGCTTGCCCAGCACCCAGCTGAGCTGCTGGAAACTGCGTTCCTCATTGATATCCCGGCCGCCTTCGATCGGCGTAACCACATGGGCATAGCCCTGATAGAGCGTGATCGTCGGCGACAATTTCCACCCCAGCGCCCCGCGAAACAGCGACTGGTCCACCCGCGACATACCATCGCCGACGCGCGGCTGGATCTCCGCGAAATAGACCAGCTTGCCCTTGATCGATCCCATTGCGGTCAGGTTGAGCCAGAATTGCTCATCCTCGCTGGTCGCCGCGTTGGCCGGGATGGCGAACAGGGCGAGGCTGGCGGTTAGGCAGGCAAGAAGTCGGCGCATGGATGTCCTGCGATCGGATTGGCGACCAGTCGCATGACGCGACTTTCCCGCCTCTCTAATGCGCAGTCATGTCTATCTTGTTTCCCGATCGTTAGTTTGCGTCCCGCGCGAGGGAGGCTTGCGCCATGCATTTCGCGCGCAGTCGAGAGGCCACATCCAACGCCCCGTCGCGCGATCCGCGGTTTGACCGTCAGGTAATGACGCTGGGCTGGTCCATCCCGGTAAAGCCCGCAATATCTGCAACCTCCTGCGCGGCGGCGATCAGCGGGGCGAGGGCGTCGCCGGTTTCCAGCGTCAGGTCGCCGTCAGTGCCCATATAACGCTCGATATAGACACGCAACGTCGCGCCCTGCGTACCCGTGCCGGACAGGCGGAACACCACGCGCGATCCGTCCTCGAACAGGATACGGACGCCCTGATTCTTGCTGACCGATTGGTCGGTGGGGTCGGTATAGGCGAAATCATCCGCGCTCTTCACCGTCCCGCCGCTGTTGCTGGTGCCGGGCAGCGCCGCCAGCTTGCCGCGCAGCGCGGCCATCAGTGCGTCGGCCTTGTCCTTGGCGATCGCTTCATAATCGTGGCGGGCATAATAATTCCGCCCGTAGGTCGCCCAATGATCCGCCATGATCGCCCCGACGCTCTGCTGGCGCACCGCCAATATGTTGAGCCACAGCAGCACCGCCCAGATGCCGTCCTTCTCACGCACATGATCGGAACCGGTGCCCGCGCTTTCTTCGCCACAGATCGTCGCCATGCCCGCATCCAGCAGGTTGCCGAAGAATTTCCACCCCGTAGGCGTTTCGAACAGCGGTACGCCCAGCTTTTCCGCGACCCGGTCCGCCGCGCCGCTGGTCGGCATGGACCGCGCGATGCCCTTCAGGCCCGCGGCATAGCCCGGCGCCAGATGCGCATTGGCCGCCAGCACCGCCAGCGAATCCGAAGGCGTCACATAGCTGTGTCTGCCGATGATCAGGTTGCGGTCGCCATCGCCATCCGACGCCGCGCCGAAATCGGGCGCGTCGGCGGCCATCATCCGGTCGTACAGTTCTTTGGCATGGACCAGGTTCGGATCAGGATGGTGATGGCCGAAATCGGGCAGGGGGGTGCCATTCATCACCGTGCCCATAGGCGCGCCCAGGCGGCGTTCGAAAATCTCGACCGAATAGGGACCAGTCACTGCGCTCATGCTGTCGAAGGCGAGGGTGAAGCCGCCTGTGATTTGCGCGCGTATCGCGGCGAAATCGAACATGCTTTCCATCAGGTCGGCATAAGCGGTGACCGGATCGACCACTTCCACCGTCATGTCACCGATCCGGCTTTCGCCCAGCCTATCGATATCGACATCGGCGGCGTCGAGAATAGTGTAGCTGTCGATCACGCGCGATCGCGCGGCGATCGCGTCGGTTACCTTTTCCGGCGCGGGTCCGCCATTGCCGATATTATATTTGATGCCGAAATCCTCGTCCGGGCCGCCCGGATTATGGCTGGCCGACAGGATCAATCCGCCGAACGCCCCCGACGACCGGATCAGATGCGACGCGGCTGGGGTGGAGAGGATGCCGCCCTGGCCCACGATCACGCGACCAAAGCCGTTGGCCGCCGCCATCTTCAGCACGATCTGGATCACCTCGCGATTGAGGTAGCGCCCATCGCCGCCCACCACCAATACCTGCCCCGCAAAGCCTTCGAGGCTGTCGAACACCGACTGAACAAAATTCTCCGCATAATGGGGCTGCTGAAAGACGCGGACCTTCTTGCGCAGGCCCGATGTGCCGGGCGTCTGGTCGTCAAATGGCGTCGTGGCAACGGTCTGAATCACCCAATATCCCCTGAACGGCGGTTGTCGCGCGCCTTATGGCCCGGCAATGTCGCCATACGCAATCAGGTTAAGACGTTCGGGCACCTAGCTCCTTGTTCCCCGGCGAAAGCCGGGATCCAGTTCCACGCTCTAAACTGGATCCCGACCTTCGCCGGGAAACACCCAGCTCAATCCGCCAGCCGCAACGCGACCTCGTTCATGAAGCGGGCGTCGTCATTCTTCGCCAGCCATTCCGCCTCCGCGCCGATCGCGCCGAGCATGTCGAAAAGGGCGTCCATCTCGCTCTTGGCGTAATTACCTAGCACATAGCCATGGACCTTGTCCTTATGCCCCGGATGGCCGATGCCGATCCGCACCCGGCGGAAATCATTGCCGATATGCGCGTCGGTCGATCGCAGGCCGTTATGCCCCGCATTGCCACCGCCGCGCTTCACCTTGACCTTCATGGGCACAAGGTCGAGTTCGTCGTGGAACACGGTAACGTCCTGCGGCGTAAGCTTGTAGAAGCGCATCGCTTCGCCGACCGATCGCCCGCTTTCGTTCATGAAGGTGGCGGGTTTGAGCAGGATGACCTTCTCCGCGCCGATCCGCCCTTCCTGCACCCAGCCCTGGAATTGCTTCTTCGGCGGGGAAAAGCGATGCATGTCGGCGATCAGGTCCGCGACCATGAAGCCGACATTGTGCCGGTGCATCGCATATTGCTGCCCCGGATTGCCCAGGCCCGCCCAGATTTGCATGACACCAACCTTTCACAACAAACCCCGTTCGCCCTGAGCGAAGTCGAAGGGCTCGCCTGAACGAAGTGAAGGCATACTTCGCTTCGCTCAGTGGAGGGCTTCGACTTCGCTCAGCCCGAACGGGGCTGTTTATGCTCGTAAAGCAGAAGAAAGGCTTATTCGCCTTCGGCTGCTTCCTCGGCGTCCGCTTCGCCTTCGGCGCTCTTGAGCGCCGACGGGGCGACGACGGTCGCGATGGAGAAGTCCGTGTCCGCGTGCAAGGCAGTCGTGCCCTTGGGCAGCGTAACCGCGCTGATGTGCAGCGAATCGCCGACTTCCAGGCCGGTCAGATCGACGACGACTTCATCCGGAATGTTGGCGGCATCGACGACCAGTTCGATGTCGTGCGCCACGACGTTGAGCACGCCGCCCTTCTTCAGGCCCGGCGATGCGTCTTCATTCTCGAAGCGCACCGGCACATGCACGTGAACGGTGGCGTGTTCGGACACGCGCAGGAAGTCTGCGTGCAGCGGACGGTCGGTGACGGGGTGGAAGGCCACGTCCTTGGCGAGCGTGCGGACGGTCTTGCCGCCGACTTCGACCATGATGACCGAATTGAAGAAGTGGCCGGTGCCGAGCTGCTTGTTGAGGAGCTTTTCCTCGACATGGATCGACAGGGGTTCTTCGTTCATTCCATAGATGACGGCGGGTACGCGGCCCTCACGGCGGAGGGCGCGGGAGGCTCCCTTGCCTGCCCGATCGCGTGCCTCGGCCGACAGCGTAAGCTGCTCGCTCATTGCGTGTCTCCAAAAGCAAAATTGATGTACTTTCCCGCCACGCCTCCAGGGATGACCATAGCGGGAGGCGGCCCTTTAGCAGAAAAGGGCAGGAATGCAAGGGTCGAGGCCGACTGTTAGTGCCTCAGTCTGCATCGTGGAGGCGGGCGCACGCCGCAGCGGCCTGATCTTTAGTGAAACCAACCACGACACATTCTCTGATGCATCGGTTGTAGGGCGAATTGTAAAGACGCTGCGCCACCAAGATTGCCAAACCCACGGCGATGATCGTTGCCGATACAACGTAGAAGTTTTTCATTCAGCACCCCTCCGCTTCTTCCCGCGCCTCGACTCGGCCCGCGCGCTAGAGCATGGCTATTGCACCCGCGTCACCGTAAACCCCCTGGCCTCCAGCAGTTCGATCAGATTCTCCCGCCCCGTCAGGTGCCCAGCGCCCACCGCGATAAAAGGCCGCCCCTTCATCGGCTCGATCGCCTTCACCCAGTCGCGGTTGCGCGCGACCAGCACGGCTTCCTCGACCACCGGGTCGGGCTGTTCGCCA from Sphingobium sp. HWE2-09 includes:
- a CDS encoding alpha-D-glucose phosphate-specific phosphoglucomutase, which translates into the protein MIQTVATTPFDDQTPGTSGLRKKVRVFQQPHYAENFVQSVFDSLEGFAGQVLVVGGDGRYLNREVIQIVLKMAAANGFGRVIVGQGGILSTPAASHLIRSSGAFGGLILSASHNPGGPDEDFGIKYNIGNGGPAPEKVTDAIAARSRVIDSYTILDAADVDIDRLGESRIGDMTVEVVDPVTAYADLMESMFDFAAIRAQITGGFTLAFDSMSAVTGPYSVEIFERRLGAPMGTVMNGTPLPDFGHHHPDPNLVHAKELYDRMMAADAPDFGAASDGDGDRNLIIGRHSYVTPSDSLAVLAANAHLAPGYAAGLKGIARSMPTSGAADRVAEKLGVPLFETPTGWKFFGNLLDAGMATICGEESAGTGSDHVREKDGIWAVLLWLNILAVRQQSVGAIMADHWATYGRNYYARHDYEAIAKDKADALMAALRGKLAALPGTSNSGGTVKSADDFAYTDPTDQSVSKNQGVRILFEDGSRVVFRLSGTGTQGATLRVYIERYMGTDGDLTLETGDALAPLIAAAQEVADIAGFTGMDQPSVIT
- a CDS encoding DUF2490 domain-containing protein, whose translation is MRRLLACLTASLALFAIPANAATSEDEQFWLNLTAMGSIKGKLVYFAEIQPRVGDGMSRVDQSLFRGALGWKLSPTITLYQGYAHVVTPIEGGRDINEERSFQQLSWVLGKPWGGELSSRTRLEQRWRSNGDDMGWRVREMLRYEKPLRPGSDAVNALVYAEGFAALNDTDWGARSGFDQLRSFVGAEVGLPGASTLEVGYLNQVINQRAGNTRVNHVASVTLFFRH
- a CDS encoding 50S ribosomal protein L25/general stress protein Ctc, whose protein sequence is MSEQLTLSAEARDRAGKGASRALRREGRVPAVIYGMNEEPLSIHVEEKLLNKQLGTGHFFNSVIMVEVGGKTVRTLAKDVAFHPVTDRPLHADFLRVSEHATVHVHVPVRFENEDASPGLKKGGVLNVVAHDIELVVDAANIPDEVVVDLTGLEVGDSLHISAVTLPKGTTALHADTDFSIATVVAPSALKSAEGEADAEEAAEGE
- the pth gene encoding aminoacyl-tRNA hydrolase, whose translation is MQIWAGLGNPGQQYAMHRHNVGFMVADLIADMHRFSPPKKQFQGWVQEGRIGAEKVILLKPATFMNESGRSVGEAMRFYKLTPQDVTVFHDELDLVPMKVKVKRGGGNAGHNGLRSTDAHIGNDFRRVRIGIGHPGHKDKVHGYVLGNYAKSEMDALFDMLGAIGAEAEWLAKNDDARFMNEVALRLAD